The sequence below is a genomic window from Anopheles cruzii chromosome 3, idAnoCruzAS_RS32_06, whole genome shotgun sequence.
GCCAAAATATCCGGCTGTTGGCGGAACCCGAAACCGACCATCTCCGCTTCCACATAGTGAGCCCCGTACTCGATGGCCCGTTTCTTGAATCCGGACAGCAACGCCCACGGATCAAACCAGCCCTCTTTCTCCAGTCCGTGGCATCCCAAGGCGATGCCTTCGGTGTTCATCCAGGGAAACCTTTGCTTCAATCGGGTTGCGGTAAGCAGTTCGTTCTTGGCACCGAGCGTGTTCTGTAGCTTCGAATTTTCCATCAGCTGCTCCGCCCCGGCCTCGCTCGCCAGCAGAAGGTAGCCGTAGGGCGTGAAATTCAAATCGACTTCAGGGCCAAGGTACTCGTTACTGTGGCGCATAAAGTCCGCCCCGTACAGACTCATTTGTATGTTCTCCACGATTGAAAACTGTTGTCTCAGCCCTCCGACCGATAGGCAGGTCGACGCCTGACCATACGTCGCATccttttccaccaccaccacattgAGGCCATCGCGGGCACGTTTCTTCAGCCAGTAAGCGATCGAGGAACCaactccgccgccaccgatcacAAGGACGTCACAGTGCGACTGAAAGTTGTCCCTCCGGTACCGCTCGAGATagttttcgatcgattcttCCGAAGATCCTTTGGAAGCACTCTTGGGCAGGATGAACTTTTTGACCCGTTGCATATCATTGCCAAGCAGTTTGAGCGTCCGCGATATCGGATTGTCCTGGTTTGCTTCCACCCGTTCGGCGAAACTCTtgtcattgtttttgtttgaggATGAACTGTACAAACGCGAGGTTGAACACGAGTTTGACCGCTCTGCTCGGCGCAGAAGGCCTAGCTTTGTGGAACGCCGTTGCAACGCACGAAACATAATAACCTCGGACTACTTTCCACAATAGAACGTTCGCAATTGACAAGCTATGACTTCAACCGTGCAATTTTACCGACGACATGCACTTATCTTATCACTATGAAGCTTAATGAATTGGCTTCTATTTGTCCATCTGGAGAGGCGCCAATTGTTTGCGTCTCAGCAGATACTAATATTATTCCGTCGCAGTGTGAGAAACGTGTGGCAGATAACAGTAAGCTGTTCGAAACGGGATAAATGCTAACTTTTTCAATTCATCTTTCTCGATCCCGACTAAATGCCGGCCTGATTTGTTTATGTTACTTAACCACAACACGGCTGTTTATATAAGCTGTCACAATGTTGACGATTTTTAGCTAGATAATTTAATGTAGGCAACAATTACGCCCGAGTGtgaataacacaaaaaatgatATTATACCGCGTCGCAAGTGTGTCGCGGAACAAAACAAGCATGTTAaagcatttatttttattttccagtTTTGCAAATACGAtttttgaaattgatttgagCTGCCCTAATCTAAGGATGAGATTTTGTGAAAAAATTGAATTGTttacgttctatttttaaatATACCAGCGGATTTCGCTCATTTTTATCATAACTTTGATTCTAACAAAATTAACTGTCCAAAATCGAcattttcgaagcaaaaaGGTCTTTTCCGGGCTGACATCGCACAGTCGAGCAGTTTGTTTATAGCTTTCGAGCAGCATTATCGCGTACCCGTTTCGAAGAAGCATTCGAGCAGAAGGTTAAGACACATTTTCCATGAAGTTTGGCGGTGCCGTGAAGAAAATTGTGGTTTGCGATTGATTGGAAAACTGAACACTATCTCGGTTGTTTCCTCCGGAAAACCGTTTATTGTTGGATGCGCAACCACGGCGGTTCGATACATTGAGTGGAAATAAGCCAAACAACAGTGCAGGGAAACGCTTTTGAGGAGAAGGTAATTTCGCGTCGCACGCATCGGCGAGGTTTGCGTTGcatggccgccggtggcagcatTTTCGTGCCTACCAAGAGCCAAACATTGtcgaaaatgcaaatgcataGTTTGACAGCCAAACGCAGCTTAATAACTTTGTTTTAATTCGATTGTCGTAGTGATGCGTCGTAAGGCGAGTGCCAGTGTAAGCACACCGGAAAAGGCTACTCCGCGCCGGTCAACCAGGGGTCGGGGTCGCCGATCCCCAtcgaaaagtcccgagccggaaccggagccggatgtTCGGGAGTACGCTGCTGCACAGGATGATAGAAATAATAGCAGCTCCGACGATGAAGGCACCTCCCGGAGAGGTGCTACCGGAAAGGGTCGTGGGCGCAGCAGTGGCACACCACGACGTAAAGTCGAAGAGCGTCCACCGTCTCGAGGTCGCCGCACTAGCCGTCGTGAAAAGGAGACACACGAACCGGTAGGCGAGGAGCAAACCGATGAAAACGGTGGCGACAATCCGGATCAGGAAGAAGTGGCACAAAAGCTACCGGATGTGGCGATGGAAGCTATACCCGAAGAGGTACCACAAGAAGAggagaagcaacaacaacagtcgacagatccggttccggagggCAGCCCCGAAAGACAGCGGCAGACAGTAGAGCAACACGACGAGCCGGACGCTGTTCGTGAATCTAAGCGCGAGGAAAGCGAAGAGGAAGCTCCAAGTGTGGAGGAGAAGGCATCGGCAGCCGAAGAAAAGGTAAGTCATAGAAATGgagatgaagatgatggtggCGAAGGTGACGACGGCAAGCAGGCAGATTCACGGGACGCAGATGATGATAGCAAAGAGATCGTTAACAATCGTTCTCGAACAAGGCAAGAAAGCGATTCCGAAGAAAGTGGCCAAGATGATGAAGGTGGTCACCAAGAGCACAGGAGTGCCAAGGAGTCAACACCGGACCACCGGCACAGTGCGATGGAACATACTGCCGACGAATCGGCGAACGCAGAGCATGATGATGCAGCAGTTGCTTCGGGTGAAGAGAAGTCGATCGCAGTGTCTGCGGCTGAACAGAAAGAACCGAAGCACCAGGAAGAGGTTGCCAATGAAACGGCTACCGGTTGTTTGTCGCAGCAAGCTACGACTCAGCCGCAACCGCGCCGTAGAGCTCGGTTCAGCTCACGTCCGAACGATGAACCATCGGTGCCAGTGGTGACCACGGCTTCCACTGAAGCAACGGTGGAACCTGTGGCGGTGGCACAGGCCGAAGATGAACTGGAGGCGGGAGAAATCAAAGACAACGACAACAGCATGTCGGAGGCAAATGTTGACGATATGACGAAGGAGCAATCGCCTAAACCGAAGCCGTTGCAGCGTAAGCGCCGTTGGTTGTCGTCCAAGAGCGGAGACACTAAGCCCGCGGTCATCACTATATCAACCGATTCGCTGAAAAGTATCATCTCGGACGTGAAACCGGTTCCGCTTGCTGACGTAAAGCTTGAGTCTTCTTCCGAAACTGAGGCCGGCGCAGATGGCGCAGCAAGCACGGAGGAAGACGATAAAGAGAAAGAAGTTGGCAAGCGTCCTGCGCAGCCACCGGCCCGACGACGCGTTTCGCAATCggttgaaatggaaaacgttgCCATGGAAACGGACAGCACAAGCACCGAACCGGTGCTACCGAAGCAGAAGGCGCCGGTTGGCGAAAAGATAGCGCTCACACGCAAAATCAGCATCGTGAGCGATGACGGTAGCGTGCCGGTGGGGGgagcggtggcggccaacCTCAGTGTACGGCCTCCAAGCCCGGCCAAGCATCACACGAGCAATATTCTGTACATTACGAACCTGGTGCGTCCGTTTACGGTACTGCAACTGAAGGGACTGTTGTTGCGCACTGGAAAGATCGTAGAAAATGGCTTCTGGATCGACAAGATCAAGTCAAAGTGCTACGTGAAGTACGAAACGGAAGAGTAAGTGTCCCCCGAACGGGTGAGGAGGGTAAATAACTGCTAACCTTTTGGCTAATTTTACCTTTCTATGCACCTCCAGTGAAGCTACGGAAACACGGCACGCACTGCACGGCATCCGCTGGCCGGTTTCAAATCCAAAGTGTTTGCTGGTGGATTTCGGCAGCGAGGAAGCGATGGACAAAGCTATCCTTTCTACGCTGGAAGATGGCGCCATTCGTGCGACGGTGGAGGGAGTGAAGAATAGTAAGGAGTTTGGTTGGCTTCGTGATGCGTCCAAGAAGGATGAGGTAAAACCGACCGCGACCCAGAAACCGGGAGACCGATCTCCGTAATCCAACCGCACTATTTACCATTCAGCAGGAAGTACCGGCACGGCCCGTGCGCGAGTGGGATCTGGGAAAGAAGGATGCGTTCGACCCGGAACGGGATCGGGAAGGAAGGGGACGCGATCGCGAATCCGGCACGCTGACGGACGAGCGACACCGGGAGAAGGGTGCAGAGCGGAACGAACGTGGTCGACTCGACGAGGGACGCGAACGGGGCAACAGGGCGGACGGTCTCGCTGGCGATCGTGGCGCGGACCGCAAACGTTCGTTGGAGCGTGAGTTTGGCCGCGAAAgaagacgcagcagcagcatgtcgCCAGGTATGTCTGGCGCAATAACTCGGGAATATGTAAAACCGATGGTTACAACCCTGCCTTTGGGGTcttcattttctctctctgctaGCGAGAAAGTTCAAGAAAAAGGAGAACGAGCCACCGATCAGGCTGTTGGATGATTTgttccgaaaaacaaaaacagcgcCGTGCATCTACTGGTTGCCACTTACGACCGAACAGGTACGGACATCGTTAAGCTCCACAGCAAAACAAGCGAATTCTATTGGTACCATTTCCAGATTGCCGTCAAGGAAGAGCAACGTCGGAAGAACATGGCGGAGCACCAGCGCCGTTTGGAAGAGCAGCGCAAGCTGGAAGAAGAACGTGAACGCGAACGCaagcgggaacgggaacgacGTGAACGGGAGCGGGACCGTGAGCGTGAGCGGGACCGTGAGCGGGACCGCGAGCGTGAGCGGGACCGGCGTCGCTCACGTTCCCGTGACCGCAGCcgcgacgacggtggacgtCGCCGGCACAGATAAGCACACATTTCAACagaattttaaaacttttccttctGGGCTCTGGGGCGCCATAGGGAGATTGCCGAAAGAGTGCAGGCGGATACGCATATCCGGCACTGCACTGGCTGGCGGTGAGTGCGGTGTGTCCTCGCTCCAAAAGGGTCTGCAAGCTGTGGGGTGTGTGAGAAGCGAACGAGCCGAACGCAGTCCTGTTTACTCTCGTTTGGCACTCTACACTCTTTTTGACACAGACTGATCCGATTCGATACTTTACGTAGGAGATATTGTTACAATATTTCCACTTCCCTTTGAATGAGTTGATTCAAAGAACCAACATTTGACAACTCTGCTAGATTCTTATGTACTGTAAATGGTTAATTTTGGATGTATAAACCTTTATTTTAATGCGGTTAGTGTGTGCAAGGTTGAGGTTGGCCGCTTAGTGTTGGAGCGAAGGACATTCTGCTTTTGCGCGAATTCTTTTTGGGTTCCTTGACCCACCCGAACAACACATGCACACTGTCCCCGATCGTGCCCTATACCTCTGTGTTTTGCTTGAACTCATTGTATGATAAGAATATTCTAGAGATTACATAAGATTTGGGcggctttccttttttgtcgaCCGGAAGCTGTCGGATCGTCACCATGATGATCAGCATGTCTGCGATACAAATCGCGAATGATAGCAGAAGTGTGGACAGCGGGAGAGAAAAGAGAATAACCAACGGATGGAGTAGTGAGATAATGAGAAGGCGTTGACCACTCCATTGTATTATAGGGCGATGGTGGTCGCAAAACAGCTTAAACATAAACCTTTTACAATGTGGCAGACAACACGAAGGAGCACCAATCCTGTTGCGAGAGAATTCCgtttggtgtgtgtctgtgtgtgtgctgcgagGTTTACCGTACAGGAACTTCAATCGGGACGATATATCTTCGATAAATGCGTGCTGGCTGTAAAAATCCACTATATTTGATTGCATCGCAAAGtaaaaccatcatcaacacGATCACCAGCGGTAGTAGGCGGCTTCTAGAGTATCCAGGATGCACAGCAACGGAACAACGGGTACGTAG
It includes:
- the LOC128275564 gene encoding FAD-dependent oxidoreductase domain-containing protein 1, translating into MFRALQRRSTKLGLLRRAERSNSCSTSRLYSSSSNKNNDKSFAERVEANQDNPISRTLKLLGNDMQRVKKFILPKSASKGSSEESIENYLERYRRDNFQSHCDVLVIGGGGVGSSIAYWLKKRARDGLNVVVVEKDATYGQASTCLSVGGLRQQFSIVENIQMSLYGADFMRHSNEYLGPEVDLNFTPYGYLLLASEAGAEQLMENSKLQNTLGAKNELLTATRLKQRFPWMNTEGIALGCHGLEKEGWFDPWALLSGFKKRAIEYGAHYVEAEMVGFGFRQQPDILADGIEEGSYEGIDRAYLKMKDGEMREVKFAIAIIAAGAQSGAVARMARIGTGKGMLSVPLPVEPRKRFVYVFQCENDQGPGINTPLTIDPSGTYFRRDGLGGNYLGGKSPLPDEEPPVDTLDVDHGFFEKTVWPNLAHLVPSFEAIKVKNSWAGYYEFNTFDENGIVGPHPYYNNLYIATGFSGHGIQQTPAVGRAVSEMIIDGGFRTIDLTRFGFDRIIIDQPMYEANIF
- the LOC128275497 gene encoding apoptotic chromatin condensation inducer in the nucleus isoform X2, producing the protein MRRKASASVSTPEKATPRRSTRGRGRRSPSKSPEPEPEPDVREYAAAQDDRNNSSSDDEGTSRRGATGKGRGRSSGTPRRKVEERPPSRGRRTSRREKETHEPVGEEQTDENGGDNPDQEEVAQKLPDVAMEAIPEEVPQEEEKQQQQSTDPVPEGSPERQRQTVEQHDEPDAVRESKREESEEEAPSVEEKASAAEEKVSHRNGDEDDGGEGDDGKQADSRDADDDSKEIVNNRSRTRQESDSEESGQDDEGGHQEHRSAKESTPDHRHSAMEHTADESANAEHDDAAVASGEEKSIAVSAAEQKEPKHQEEVANETATGCLSQQATTQPQPRRRARFSSRPNDEPSVPVVTTASTEATVEPVAVAQAEDELEAGEIKDNDNSMSEANVDDMTKEQSPKPKPLQRKRRWLSSKSGDTKPAVITISTDSLKSIISDVKPVPLADVKLESSSETEAGADGAASTEEDDKEKEVGKRPAQPPARRRVSQSVEMENVAMETDSTSTEPVLPKQKAPVGEKIALTRKISIVSDDGSVPVGGAVAANLSVRPPSPAKHHTSNILYITNLVRPFTVLQLKGLLLRTGKIVENGFWIDKIKSKCYVKYETEDEATETRHALHGIRWPVSNPKCLLVDFGSEEAMDKAILSTLEDGAIRATVEGVKNSKEFGWLRDASKKDEEVPARPVREWDLGKKDAFDPERDREGRGRDRESGTLTDERHREKGAERNERGRLDEGRERGNRADGLAGDRGADRKRSLEREFGRERRRSSSMSPARKFKKKENEPPIRLLDDLFRKTKTAPCIYWLPLTTEQIAVKEEQRRKNMAEHQRRLEEQRKLEEERERERKRERERRERERDRERERDRERDRERERDRRRSRSRDRSRDDGGRRRHR
- the LOC128275497 gene encoding apoptotic chromatin condensation inducer in the nucleus isoform X1; translated protein: MRRKASASVSTPEKATPRRSTRGRGRRSPSKSPEPEPEPDVREYAAAQDDRNNSSSDDEGTSRRGATGKGRGRSSGTPRRKVEERPPSRGRRTSRREKETHEPVGEEQTDENGGDNPDQEEVAQKLPDVAMEAIPEEVPQEEEKQQQQSTDPVPEGSPERQRQTVEQHDEPDAVRESKREESEEEAPSVEEKASAAEEKVSHRNGDEDDGGEGDDGKQADSRDADDDSKEIVNNRSRTRQESDSEESGQDDEGGHQEHRSAKESTPDHRHSAMEHTADESANAEHDDAAVASGEEKSIAVSAAEQKEPKHQEEVANETATGCLSQQATTQPQPRRRARFSSRPNDEPSVPVVTTASTEATVEPVAVAQAEDELEAGEIKDNDNSMSEANVDDMTKEQSPKPKPLQRKRRWLSSKSGDTKPAVITISTDSLKSIISDVKPVPLADVKLESSSETEAGADGAASTEEDDKEKEVGKRPAQPPARRRVSQSVEMENVAMETDSTSTEPVLPKQKAPVGEKIALTRKISIVSDDGSVPVGGAVAANLSVRPPSPAKHHTSNILYITNLVRPFTVLQLKGLLLRTGKIVENGFWIDKIKSKCYVKYETEDEATETRHALHGIRWPVSNPKCLLVDFGSEEAMDKAILSTLEDGAIRATVEGVKNSKEFGWLRDASKKDEQEVPARPVREWDLGKKDAFDPERDREGRGRDRESGTLTDERHREKGAERNERGRLDEGRERGNRADGLAGDRGADRKRSLEREFGRERRRSSSMSPARKFKKKENEPPIRLLDDLFRKTKTAPCIYWLPLTTEQIAVKEEQRRKNMAEHQRRLEEQRKLEEERERERKRERERRERERDRERERDRERDRERERDRRRSRSRDRSRDDGGRRRHR